One window of Centropristis striata isolate RG_2023a ecotype Rhode Island chromosome 23, C.striata_1.0, whole genome shotgun sequence genomic DNA carries:
- the garem gene encoding GRB2-associated and regulator of MAPK protein 1, protein MYASKMDLGSMLYNNLKEVTWSTTSLPLDQLVSAYRLPQIAKLDNGQLVEGLRDNDYLLIHSCRQWTTITAHSLEEGHYVIGPKIEIPVHYEGQFKLLEQDRDVKEPVQYFNSVEEVAKAFPERVYVMEEITFNVKMASGECNEDTEVYNITLSTGDELTLMGQAEILYAKTSKEKSRFNTIFKKIGKLNSISKIGRGKMPCLICMNHRTNESISLPFQCKGRFSTCSPLELQMQDGEHIIRNIVEKTRLPVNVTVPSSPPRNQHDLHVIREGHRYKLVNIQTKTVVVCCVLRSNKIIPVHFPFHMAMPRFIIPEELLQGELWLDTMVHRWFSFCQEQFDIDDYSRAVRDVRTDWNDDGKSPKKSSGSGSGSGSGSSGGSSSSNGCPNHMQTPSSLTYARDELTQSFHRLSVCVYGSNLHGNSEVNLQGCMTLCGDWALLPSDSLPPDSAESEHFFPELMDSTNQQPALNKSDVPYEELWLDHLRGQIPKSSLSEGIRSINNGGGPPAAALSYPVSCPLAAAPSSDTSLTPPPVPPKSEAVREECRLLNAPPIPPRSLKQILSVPSVPSVPILSKPRQQETRSPSPTLSYYSSGLHNISGACEQEAVEPPEPGGVCFPCNNWSKPSSREPSAALPADGTSSRLSWPNNFSGDSLSMEEFLPSGCRSYYSYPRKRSSSIQKACTSSLLDFESGEHSRKDFRLEIASLTHFCTKSSSYNSEMYRDKPIEESNAKQSLSCPILPPRTPKPNAIKKTDFLSGPVCDSEQGTTEIFSISDSLTPPSSTLPPSAPWQPPASLAGLSIEEVSRSLRFIGLPEDIASLFVSEKIDGNLLLQLTEEILSEDFKLSKLQVKKLMQFINGWRPKI, encoded by the exons ATGTATGCTAGCAAGATGGACCTTGGCTCAATGTTGTACAACAACTTAAAAGAAGTGACATGGAGCACCACGTCCCTGCCGCTAGACCAGCTGGTCAGCGCTTACAGGCTGCCTCAGATTGCCAAACTGGACAACG GTCAGTTGGTTGAAGGGCTCAGAGACAATGACTACCTCTTGATTCATTCCTGCCGTCAGTGGACCACGATCACTGCTCACAGTCTGGAGGAGGGACATTACGTCATTGGGCCCAAGATAGAGATCCCAGTGCACTATGAAG GTCAGTTTAAGCTGCTGGAGCAGGACAGAGATGTCAAGGAGCCTGTTCAGTACTTCAACAGTGTGGAGGAGGTGGCCAAAGCATTCCCTGAGAGAGTCTACGTCATGGAAGAAATCACTTTCAATGTTAAG ATGGCTTCAGGAGAATGCAATGAAGACACTGAAGTTTACAACATCACACTGAGCACCGGGGACGAGCTGACGCTGATGGGGCAGGCTGAGATCCTTTATGCCAAGACCTCCAAAGAAAAATCAAGATTCAACACCATTTTTAAGAAGATCGGTAAGCTGAACTCCATCAGTAAGATCGGTCGAGGCAAGATGCCGTGTTTGATCTGCATGAACCATCGCACCAACGAGAGCATCAGCCTGCCGTTCCAGTGCAAAGGGAGGTTCAGCACCTGTAGTCCTCTGGAGCTCCAGATGCAGGATGGTGAGCACATCATCAGGAACATTGTTGAGAAGACCCGCCTCCCCGTTAACGTCACGGTACCCAGCAGTCCGCCCCGCAACCAGCACGACCTCCACGTCATCCGGGAGGGTCACCGCTACAAACTGGTCAACATCCAGACCAAGACGGTGGTCGTCTGCTGCGTCCTGAGAAGCAACAAAATCATCCCCGTTCACTTCCCCTTCCACATGGCCATGCCCAGGTTCATCATACCAGAGGAGCTTCTGCAGGGAGAGCTGTGGCTGGACACCATGGTGCACCGCTGGTTCTCCTTCTGCCAGGAGCAGTTCGACATCGACGACTATTCTCGCGCCGTCCGCGACGTGCGGACAGATTGGAACGACGACGGGAAGAGCCCGAAGAAGAGCAGCGGGAGCGGCAGCGGCAGCGGCAGCGGGAGCAgcggaggcagcagcagctccaacGGCTGCCCCAACCACATGCAGACGCCCAGCTCTCTGACCTACGCCCGGGACGAGCTCACCCAGTCCTTCCaccgcctgtctgtctgtgtgtacgGCAGCAACCTGCACGGTAACAGCGAGGTCAACCTGCAGGGCTGCATGACGCTATGTGGAGACTGGGCTCTTCTGCCCTCCGACAGCCTCCCTCCAGACTCTGCAGAGAGTGAACACTTCTTCCCTGAACTGATGGACAGCACCAACCAACAACCAGCCCTCAACAAGTCAGATGTTCCCTACGAGGAGCTGTGGCTGGACCACTTGAGAGGTCAGATTCCCAAATCTTCTCTGAGTGAGGGGATCCGAAGCATCAACAACGGCGGtggtcctccagcagcagcgcTGTCCTACCCGGTCAGCTGTCCTCTGGCTGCAGCACCCAGCTCAGATACGTCTCTGACTCCACCACCAGTTCCCCCCAAGTCTGAAGCT GTGAGGGAGGAGTGCCGTCTGTTGAACGCTCCACCGATTCCTCCTCGGAGTCTGAAGCAGATCCTGTCGGTGCCGTCGGTCCCGTCGGTCCCCATCCTGTCCAAGCCTCGGCAGCAGGAGACCCGGTCACCGAGTCCGACCCTCTCCTATTATTCTTCTGGTCTCCACAACAT TAGTGGAGCGTGTGAGCAGGAGGCGGTGGAGCCTCCAGAGCCCGGCGGGGTGTGCTTCCCCTGTAATAACTGGAGTAAACCCAGCAGCAGGGAGCCCAGCGCTGCGCTGCCAGCAGACGGGACGTCCTCCAGGTTGTCTTGGCCCAATAACTTCAGTGGAGATTCTCTCAGCATGGAGGAGTTTCTACCATCGGGCTGCCGGAGCTACTACAGCTACCCCAGGAAGAGATCCTCCAGCATCCAGAAAGCCTGCACGTCCAGCCTGCTGGACTTTGAGAGTGGAGAGCACAGCAGGAAGGACTTCAGGCTGGAGATAGCTTCTCTCACTCACTTCTGCACCAAATCTTCAAGTTACAATTCAGAAATGTACAGAGACAAGCCGATAGAAGAATCTAACGCCAAGCAGAGCCTCTCCTGCCCCATCTTACCCCCCAGAACACCCAAACCTAACGCCATAAAGAAGACAGATTTCCTGTCAGGACCAGTGTGTGACAGTGAGCAGGGCACCACAGAGATCTTTTCCATCTCTGACTCATTAACTCCTCCCAGTTCAACCCTTCCTCCCAGTGCCCCGTGGCAGCCCCCGGCCAGTCTGGCTGGTCTCTCTATCGAGGAGGTGTCCAGGTCTCTCAGGTTCATCGGCCTGCCAGAGGACATCGcttctctctttgtgtctgaGAAGATCGATGGGAACTTACTGCTGCAGCTCACTGAAGAGATTTTGTCGGAGGACTTCAAGCTGAGCAAGCTGCAGGTGAAGAAACTGATGCAGTTCATCAACGGGTGGAGGCCCAAGATATAA